The following proteins are co-located in the Siansivirga zeaxanthinifaciens CC-SAMT-1 genome:
- a CDS encoding S8 family peptidase produces MKTIQILSVSVLAATLFYGCGSTANILSTPVENIDTSPLKVSELTEQEKHTWGHLDLVKDTIPGMSVDKAYEELIKNKKGATVIVAVVDSGIDIDHEDLNDVIWTNKDEIPNNGKDDDNNGYIDDVHGWNFLGDGYDEQLELVRILATGDTSNPDYARAQAEYEKEYNKYMGYKAQYDQIYQQLKAADEALTKHFGKSDYTKEEVNAIKTDDEALTKTVQIAKYMFSNGVNSLAEAKKEISNGLESINERLNYNLNKSFKGRKTGDNPNDMTNKFYGNGNVKPVKKSESHGTHVAGIIAAERNNGKGVNGVANNVQIMSVRTVPNGDEYDKDVALAIRYAVDNGAKIINGSFGKSYSPHKEWVHEAIKYAADHDVLFVHAAGNDSKDVDTNYNFPDDNVNFVEVADNYIRVGALEPKYGSNMVAGFSNYGKKNVDVFAPGAKVYSTTPENEYDTKGGTSMAAPAVAGVAALIRSYYPKLTASQVKHILMDSGLALKTKVVVGGDTNNVKPFSELTTSGRMVNAYNALIMAAKMSN; encoded by the coding sequence ATGAAAACAATTCAAATATTATCAGTATCAGTACTTGCAGCAACATTATTTTACGGTTGTGGTAGTACAGCAAACATTTTATCAACTCCCGTTGAAAACATTGATACTTCACCGTTAAAAGTATCTGAATTAACAGAGCAGGAAAAACACACATGGGGACATTTAGATCTTGTAAAAGATACCATTCCTGGTATGAGTGTAGATAAAGCTTACGAAGAGCTTATTAAAAACAAAAAAGGAGCTACCGTTATTGTTGCCGTTGTAGATTCTGGTATCGATATCGACCACGAAGATTTAAACGATGTTATTTGGACTAACAAAGACGAAATTCCTAACAATGGTAAAGACGACGATAACAATGGTTACATCGATGATGTTCACGGTTGGAATTTCTTAGGTGATGGTTACGATGAGCAGTTAGAGCTTGTTCGTATTCTTGCTACTGGCGACACAAGTAACCCAGATTATGCCAGAGCACAAGCCGAGTACGAAAAAGAATATAACAAATACATGGGTTATAAAGCCCAGTACGATCAAATTTACCAACAACTTAAGGCAGCAGACGAGGCTTTAACAAAACACTTTGGTAAAAGCGATTACACAAAAGAAGAAGTAAATGCTATTAAAACAGATGATGAAGCGCTAACCAAAACGGTTCAAATTGCTAAATATATGTTTAGCAATGGTGTAAATTCTTTAGCTGAAGCAAAAAAAGAAATTTCAAATGGTTTAGAAAGTATTAACGAGCGTTTAAACTACAACCTTAACAAGTCTTTTAAAGGTCGTAAAACTGGAGACAATCCAAACGATATGACTAATAAATTCTATGGTAACGGAAACGTAAAACCTGTTAAGAAAAGCGAAAGCCATGGTACACACGTTGCTGGTATTATTGCTGCAGAACGTAACAATGGTAAAGGTGTAAACGGTGTTGCTAATAATGTACAAATTATGAGTGTTAGAACGGTACCAAATGGCGATGAGTACGATAAAGATGTTGCTTTAGCTATTAGATATGCTGTAGATAATGGTGCTAAAATAATTAACGGAAGTTTTGGTAAAAGTTATTCTCCACACAAAGAATGGGTACACGAAGCTATAAAATATGCTGCAGATCATGACGTTTTATTTGTACATGCTGCAGGAAACGATAGTAAAGATGTAGATACTAATTATAACTTCCCAGACGATAACGTTAATTTTGTAGAAGTTGCCGACAATTATATTAGAGTTGGTGCTTTAGAGCCAAAATATGGATCGAATATGGTTGCTGGATTTTCTAACTACGGTAAAAAAAATGTAGATGTATTTGCTCCTGGAGCTAAAGTGTACTCTACAACTCCAGAAAACGAATACGATACTAAAGGCGGAACCTCTATGGCTGCTCCTGCGGTGGCTGGCGTAGCTGCTTTAATTCGTTCGTATTATCCTAAATTAACAGCGAGTCAGGTAAAACATATTTTAATGGATTCTGGCTTAGCTTTAAAAACTAAAGTTGTTGTTGGAGGTGATACTAACAATGTAAAACCTTTTAGCGAATTAACAACATCTGGCAGAATGGTTAATGCATACAATGCATTAATTATGGCGGCTAAAATGTCTAATTAA
- a CDS encoding glycoside hydrolase family 31 protein has protein sequence MILNTELEYKGNQFPSNIISYKKDVDVLHFSTANNVKLRLTVLRDSVLRFRYTTVGKFTNDFSYAIDENASRGYNHLEISEDTEKYIVTTSKLICHIYKTDLRKSIYDVKDNSLICEDELGFHWEESYELGGDIVKMSKASQNGESFYGLGDKPEHINLKGKRFENWATDSYAFGKNTDPIYKAIPFYTGLHNGKSYGIFFDNTFRTYFDFCHERRNVTSFWAQGGEMNYYFFYGPKMQDVVTSYTDLTGTPELPPLWALGYHQCKWSYYPESKVKEITDKFRELKIPCDAIYLDIDYMEGFRCFTWSKEYFPDPKRMVKELADDGFKTVVIIDPGIKIDMEYDVFKEGLEKDYFCKRADGPYMKGKVWPGECYFPDFTRPEVREWWAGLFKELIEDIGVKGVWNDMNEPAVMDVPGKSFPPDVRHDYDGNPCSHQKAHNIYGMQMARATYHGLKRFNYPKRPFVITRSAYSGTQRYTSTWMGDNVASWEHLQIANIQAQRLAMSGFSFAGSDIGGFAEQPNGELYARWIQLGVFHPFCRTHSSGDHGEQEPWAFDREITNIVRKFIEIRYQLLPYLYTTFYHYSQDNIPMLKSLVLFDQEDVQTHYRMDEFICGNQILICPINEPNSKGRRMYIPRGEWYNYWTNELIEGGKETWVDADLDIMPIFIKSGAIIPKYPIQQYVGEIQMEQIDLDVYYKNGKEDSELYEDANDGYDYTKGRYSLLKFNLVGNEDKLIIRIHKRGQYITPYSNFKINLFGLPFEVKSIKVDNEDVSLEDVNFKDNSLIVTKEFTNLQIIG, from the coding sequence ATGATATTAAATACAGAACTAGAATACAAGGGAAATCAATTTCCATCAAACATAATTAGCTATAAAAAAGATGTCGATGTTTTACATTTTTCAACAGCAAACAACGTAAAACTTAGACTTACTGTTTTAAGAGACAGTGTTTTAAGATTTAGATATACTACGGTTGGAAAATTTACAAACGACTTTTCTTATGCAATTGATGAAAATGCCAGTAGAGGATACAATCATTTAGAAATTTCAGAAGATACCGAAAAATATATTGTTACAACTTCAAAATTAATTTGTCACATTTATAAAACCGATTTAAGAAAATCTATTTACGATGTAAAAGACAATAGTTTAATTTGTGAAGATGAATTAGGTTTTCACTGGGAAGAAAGTTACGAGTTAGGTGGCGACATCGTTAAAATGAGTAAAGCTTCTCAAAATGGCGAAAGTTTTTATGGTTTAGGTGATAAACCAGAACATATAAACCTAAAAGGGAAACGCTTTGAAAACTGGGCAACCGATTCTTATGCGTTTGGTAAAAATACCGACCCTATTTATAAAGCCATTCCTTTTTACACAGGTTTACACAATGGAAAATCTTACGGTATATTTTTCGACAATACTTTTAGAACCTATTTCGATTTTTGTCACGAACGCAGAAATGTAACAAGCTTTTGGGCACAAGGAGGTGAAATGAATTATTACTTCTTCTACGGGCCTAAAATGCAGGATGTGGTAACAAGTTATACCGACTTAACCGGAACTCCAGAATTACCACCATTATGGGCTTTAGGATACCACCAATGTAAATGGAGTTATTATCCGGAATCTAAAGTAAAAGAAATTACCGATAAGTTTAGAGAACTTAAAATACCTTGTGATGCCATCTACTTAGATATAGATTATATGGAAGGTTTCCGATGCTTTACCTGGAGCAAAGAATATTTTCCAGATCCTAAACGTATGGTTAAAGAATTAGCCGACGATGGTTTTAAAACTGTGGTTATTATAGACCCGGGCATTAAAATCGATATGGAATATGATGTTTTTAAAGAAGGTTTAGAAAAAGATTATTTCTGTAAAAGAGCCGATGGTCCTTACATGAAAGGTAAAGTATGGCCTGGAGAGTGTTATTTCCCAGATTTTACCAGACCCGAAGTACGCGAATGGTGGGCTGGATTATTTAAAGAATTAATTGAAGATATTGGTGTTAAAGGCGTTTGGAACGACATGAACGAACCAGCCGTTATGGATGTTCCTGGTAAATCGTTTCCGCCAGATGTGAGACACGATTACGACGGAAATCCTTGTAGCCACCAAAAAGCACACAATATTTACGGTATGCAAATGGCTAGAGCCACGTATCATGGGCTTAAACGTTTTAACTACCCTAAACGACCATTTGTAATTACACGATCTGCATATTCGGGAACCCAACGTTACACCTCAACATGGATGGGAGATAACGTCGCTTCATGGGAACATTTACAAATTGCTAACATTCAAGCGCAACGTTTGGCTATGTCTGGGTTTTCTTTTGCAGGCTCCGATATTGGTGGATTTGCAGAGCAACCCAATGGCGAACTTTATGCCCGTTGGATTCAGTTAGGCGTATTTCATCCGTTTTGCAGAACGCACTCCTCTGGAGATCACGGCGAGCAAGAACCATGGGCATTCGACAGAGAAATTACTAATATTGTTAGAAAATTCATTGAAATAAGATATCAGCTTTTACCTTATTTGTACACCACTTTTTACCATTACTCACAGGATAACATTCCAATGTTAAAATCGTTAGTATTGTTCGACCAGGAAGATGTTCAAACACATTACAGAATGGACGAATTTATTTGTGGAAATCAAATATTAATTTGCCCTATAAACGAACCAAACTCTAAGGGTAGACGCATGTACATACCTCGTGGAGAATGGTATAATTACTGGACCAATGAATTAATTGAAGGCGGAAAAGAAACTTGGGTTGATGCCGATTTAGATATCATGCCAATTTTTATTAAATCGGGTGCTATTATTCCTAAATATCCAATACAACAGTATGTTGGAGAAATTCAAATGGAACAAATAGACTTAGATGTTTACTATAAGAATGGTAAAGAAGATTCTGAGTTGTATGAAGATGCTAACGATGGCTACGATTACACCAAAGGGCGTTACAGCTTACTTAAATTTAACTTAGTAGGTAATGAGGATAAATTAATTATTAGAATTCATAAAAGAGGACAATATATTACGCCTTATTCTAACTTTAAAATAAATTTATTCGGACTTCCTTTTGAGGTAAAATCTATAAAAGTAGACAATGAAGACGTTAGTTTAGAAGATGTAAACTTTAAAGATAATTCGTTAATAGTAACAAAAGAATTTACTAACCTTCAAATTATAGGTTAA
- a CDS encoding MBL fold metallo-hydrolase gives MRLYPINAGNFKLDGGAMFGVVPKSIWQKTNPADANNMIDIASRCLLIEDGNRLILIDTGMGNKQSDKFFGYYHLWGHDTLEKSLKNYGFHCDDITDVFLTHLHFDHCGGCVNWNAGKTGYETAFKNAHFWSNENHWEWATKPNRREKASFLEENILPIEANGQLKFTSLPEHQILKNSELGFDIFFADGHTEKQMIPLITYQDKTIAFMADLLPTVGHLPLPFVMGYDTRPLLTLDEKENFLNLAVKNNFYLFLEHDAHNEIITVQETEKGVRLKNSYSTQDIFN, from the coding sequence ATGAGATTATACCCAATTAATGCAGGAAATTTTAAGTTAGATGGAGGCGCTATGTTTGGTGTAGTTCCTAAATCTATTTGGCAAAAAACCAATCCTGCCGATGCCAATAATATGATTGATATTGCTTCGCGTTGTTTACTTATTGAAGATGGTAATCGATTGATATTAATAGACACCGGAATGGGTAATAAACAATCTGATAAATTTTTTGGCTATTACCACCTTTGGGGCCATGATACTTTAGAAAAATCACTTAAAAACTATGGTTTTCATTGCGATGATATAACCGATGTGTTTTTAACCCATTTACACTTCGACCACTGTGGCGGTTGTGTAAATTGGAATGCCGGTAAAACAGGCTACGAAACGGCTTTTAAAAATGCACATTTTTGGAGTAATGAAAACCATTGGGAATGGGCTACCAAACCAAATCGCCGCGAAAAGGCTTCTTTTTTAGAAGAAAACATACTTCCCATCGAGGCGAATGGCCAATTAAAATTTACATCGTTACCAGAACATCAAATTTTAAAAAATTCGGAATTAGGTTTCGATATTTTTTTTGCAGATGGTCACACCGAAAAGCAAATGATTCCGCTTATAACATACCAAGATAAAACCATCGCTTTTATGGCAGATTTGTTGCCAACCGTGGGACATTTACCATTGCCATTTGTAATGGGTTACGATACCAGGCCATTATTAACACTCGACGAAAAAGAAAACTTCCTAAATTTAGCTGTTAAAAATAACTTTTACTTATTTTTAGAACATGATGCTCATAATGAGATTATTACCGTTCAAGAAACCGAAAAAGGAGTACGATTAAAAAATTCATATTCAACTCAAGATATATTTAATTAA
- a CDS encoding universal stress protein has protein sequence MIIKPFKSIGIGIAFSPNLKANLYEAARLSVFFKSKLYLIHIGTSSEEKLATLKTMLQFFENDHLEYDVVFKEGNPVDVIPSVTSEKKIDLLILGALQREGFLKYYVGSIARKITRKSHCSVLLLIKPSVERVPCKHIVVNGLKDPKTEAAITTSFYVAKHLKADKITIVEEINTDQVNVKVDDDKSLRKASIMKERIKLRENSRIKDIISHIPETYTENILVKLQPIFGKKGYSIGHYAQISRADLLIMNGPKKMTFWDRLFPHDIEHILTELPTDVLILQ, from the coding sequence TTGATAATAAAGCCCTTTAAAAGTATTGGCATTGGTATTGCTTTTTCACCCAATCTAAAAGCAAACTTATATGAAGCTGCCCGGCTGTCTGTGTTTTTTAAATCGAAACTCTACTTAATTCATATTGGTACTTCTTCCGAAGAAAAATTGGCAACGTTAAAAACCATGCTTCAGTTTTTTGAAAATGACCATTTAGAATATGATGTGGTGTTTAAAGAAGGTAATCCGGTAGATGTTATTCCTTCGGTAACTTCAGAAAAGAAAATAGATTTATTAATTCTGGGGGCTCTTCAGCGTGAAGGCTTTTTAAAATATTACGTGGGCTCGATTGCAAGAAAAATTACCAGAAAATCGCACTGTTCTGTACTATTACTTATTAAGCCAAGTGTAGAAAGAGTGCCTTGTAAACATATTGTGGTTAACGGCCTAAAAGACCCAAAAACAGAGGCGGCTATTACCACTTCGTTTTATGTTGCAAAACATTTAAAGGCCGATAAAATTACTATTGTTGAAGAAATAAACACCGACCAGGTAAACGTTAAGGTTGATGACGACAAATCGTTGCGAAAAGCTTCGATTATGAAAGAACGTATTAAGCTTAGAGAAAATTCCAGAATTAAAGACATAATAAGTCATATTCCTGAGACATACACCGAAAATATCTTGGTGAAATTACAACCCATTTTTGGAAAAAAAGGCTATTCTATTGGGCATTATGCGCAAATTTCGAGAGCCGATTTGTTAATTATGAACGGTCCTAAAAAAATGACGTTTTGGGATCGGCTATTTCCACACGATATAGAACATATTTTAACAGAATTACCAACCGACGTTTTAATCCTGCAATGA
- a CDS encoding cation:proton antiporter, whose amino-acid sequence MLELAGIIILGILAQWFAWRLKIPAILPLILIGLIVGPIASEFFSEDGSKWIEPVWNGTKGLFPGEGLFYFVSLAISIILFEGGLTLKRSEIKHVGPVITKLITLGSAITFFGAGLLAHFIFGLSWEMSFLFSGLIIVTGPTVITPILRNIPLKKDISTVLKWEGILIDPIGALVAVLVFEFISVEGDSGFTKTALVEFLKIILFGTTFGFTFAHALAYAINKKFIPHYLLNVVSLSTVLLVFVESEIFAHESGLLAVVVMGMVLGNGKLNNIKELLYFKESLSVLLISILFILLAANINMEDLWLLYNWKTAALFAAIVFVIRPLAVFLSTTGSYLSIREKLFISWVGPRGIVAAGIASLFGSKLLKQGVADAQYITPLVFMIVLGTVLLNATTARLFAKLVGVFLKRSEGILIVGASKVSRLIAKYLEENGRHVVLIDSNQKNIQLAQELGIEAINTDIYSETLEDNVELNDVGFLMALTGSDDINQYAINKFSKQFGENGSFRLLSVDEMLKSGNVPKEGLFSQTDDYESLIKTARKYPKIHEITIKNRAHYEELIEITNKDEHIIPLLVKDTRGVYEIISSQNKEIEKVEKGYLFVYLGKQIK is encoded by the coding sequence ATGTTAGAGTTAGCAGGTATTATTATTTTAGGCATATTAGCCCAATGGTTTGCATGGAGATTAAAAATTCCAGCTATTTTACCCTTAATTTTAATTGGTTTAATTGTGGGCCCTATTGCTTCCGAATTTTTCTCTGAAGATGGCTCCAAATGGATAGAACCTGTCTGGAACGGTACCAAGGGTTTATTTCCTGGCGAAGGCTTATTTTACTTTGTGTCTTTAGCTATTAGTATTATTCTTTTTGAAGGCGGATTAACACTTAAACGCTCTGAAATTAAACATGTAGGTCCCGTAATTACAAAGCTTATTACACTGGGATCTGCCATTACATTTTTTGGTGCTGGTTTGCTTGCGCATTTTATTTTTGGTTTAAGCTGGGAAATGTCTTTTCTTTTTTCTGGTTTAATAATTGTAACCGGGCCAACGGTAATTACACCTATTCTTAGAAACATACCTTTAAAAAAAGATATTTCTACAGTTTTAAAATGGGAAGGTATTTTAATTGATCCTATTGGTGCTTTGGTAGCCGTACTCGTTTTTGAATTTATTAGTGTAGAAGGTGATAGCGGTTTTACTAAAACGGCATTGGTAGAATTTTTAAAGATTATTCTTTTTGGTACCACGTTTGGTTTTACGTTTGCTCATGCTTTAGCTTACGCTATTAATAAAAAATTTATTCCGCATTATTTACTAAACGTCGTGTCCTTATCTACGGTACTTTTAGTTTTTGTAGAGTCTGAAATTTTCGCTCACGAATCGGGGTTATTAGCCGTTGTGGTTATGGGAATGGTTCTTGGTAACGGTAAATTAAATAACATTAAAGAGCTGCTTTATTTTAAAGAATCTCTTAGCGTGTTGTTAATATCGATTCTCTTTATTTTATTAGCGGCCAATATTAATATGGAAGATTTGTGGCTGCTTTATAATTGGAAAACAGCTGCACTGTTTGCTGCTATTGTTTTTGTTATTAGACCATTAGCTGTTTTTTTAAGTACCACAGGATCTTATTTAAGTATTAGAGAAAAATTATTTATTAGTTGGGTAGGACCTCGCGGAATTGTAGCTGCCGGTATCGCATCGCTTTTTGGAAGTAAGTTATTAAAGCAAGGTGTTGCCGATGCCCAATATATTACGCCTTTAGTATTTATGATTGTTTTAGGTACGGTACTCTTAAATGCTACTACAGCCCGTTTATTTGCTAAATTAGTAGGTGTATTTTTAAAACGCTCGGAGGGTATTTTAATCGTTGGCGCTTCAAAAGTATCGCGATTAATAGCGAAATATTTAGAAGAAAATGGTAGGCATGTAGTTTTAATTGATAGTAATCAAAAAAATATTCAATTAGCACAAGAGTTGGGTATTGAAGCGATTAATACAGACATTTATTCTGAAACCTTAGAAGATAATGTAGAACTAAACGATGTTGGTTTTTTAATGGCTTTAACGGGAAGTGACGATATTAACCAGTATGCCATTAATAAGTTTAGTAAACAATTTGGTGAAAATGGGTCGTTTAGATTATTAAGTGTCGATGAGATGTTAAAATCGGGTAATGTGCCTAAAGAAGGTTTATTTTCTCAAACCGATGATTACGAATCGTTAATTAAAACAGCTAGAAAATATCCTAAAATTCATGAAATTACCATAAAAAACAGAGCACATTACGAAGAGCTTATCGAAATTACCAATAAAGACGAGCATATTATTCCTTTGTTAGTAAAAGATACGCGTGGTGTTTATGAAATTATTTCTTCACAAAACAAAGAAATTGAAAAGGTTGAAAAAGGCTATTTATTTGTTTATTTAGGGAAGCAAATAAAATAA
- a CDS encoding SulP family inorganic anion transporter, with product MSPKKNNIKAFFKALPKNIFSGFVVSLIALPLGLGLAMASDAPAIAGVIAAIVGGIIVSLLGGSHITIVGPGNGLVGVLLVAISTLGLENAYLAIICSGVLLTLLGFLRMGTLADFFPSSAIQGMLAAIGLIILGKQFHIMLAHKINRSDTLDYLVEIPFTINDAIHYHNKGLIYAALAGVISLTIMLVYSKIRNKYLQLIPAPMWIVLISIGISYYFELVLHESHPIANEYMLSGIPNIHDIIADLPKLNINGLSNVSFWGSVFALTLISSIESLLSIKAVDKLDPEKRRSNVNRDLKALGLATVGSGFLGGLNVVTVIARSSVNVNHGASNRSSNFFHALFLVLFILFFSTELTRIPLPALMAILVYTGYKLASPKVVRKIFSVGKEQLIIFFVTLIVTLKIGLITGILMGVVTSLIIHMIINKSVGLFLRNVLKPNILMFREPDGKNNYYVSVKHFCSFLNFYKLKERLDAVPENKDVIVDFSMCEFVDDTVMENINNYQETFKKRGGNFEVIGLDMHDTDSKHPFASRRLLTVPNIIKKSLTKRQKSMKELAKNFLFSYQSKKEKDINFLYDFNYFKTKQINHIYNILNHNESPIKLFDIEFSEGEFIAKEVIRSTMLCIELNENIPQFTLDKEGFLDKVSALAGFKDIPIENHSDFSNRFHLIGDNAPEIIRFFNDDITNFFESNAYYHVESNGKAILIFGKERLASIKEIKSLFDYGKRLLMVIS from the coding sequence ATGAGTCCGAAGAAAAACAACATAAAGGCGTTTTTTAAAGCCCTTCCTAAAAATATATTTTCAGGATTTGTAGTAAGTCTTATTGCGTTACCATTGGGTTTAGGATTGGCTATGGCCAGCGACGCCCCTGCTATTGCTGGTGTTATTGCTGCTATTGTTGGTGGTATTATTGTTTCGTTATTAGGCGGAAGCCACATTACCATAGTGGGTCCTGGAAATGGTTTAGTGGGCGTGCTTTTGGTTGCAATAAGTACGCTGGGGTTAGAAAACGCCTATCTGGCCATTATTTGCTCGGGTGTATTGCTTACGCTTTTAGGTTTTTTAAGAATGGGAACCCTAGCCGATTTTTTTCCGTCGTCGGCAATTCAAGGGATGCTCGCTGCCATAGGATTGATAATTCTTGGAAAGCAATTTCATATTATGCTAGCGCACAAAATAAATAGAAGCGATACTTTAGATTATCTTGTTGAAATCCCGTTTACTATTAACGATGCCATACACTACCATAACAAAGGCCTCATTTATGCAGCTCTAGCCGGTGTTATAAGTTTAACTATCATGCTTGTTTATTCTAAAATTAGAAATAAATACCTGCAATTAATTCCTGCACCAATGTGGATTGTTTTAATTTCTATTGGCATTAGTTATTATTTTGAACTTGTTTTACACGAATCGCATCCTATAGCCAACGAGTATATGCTGTCTGGCATTCCCAACATACACGATATTATTGCCGATTTACCCAAACTAAATATTAACGGATTAAGTAATGTATCGTTTTGGGGCAGTGTTTTTGCTCTCACCCTTATCTCTAGTATTGAATCGCTTTTAAGTATTAAAGCTGTAGATAAATTAGACCCAGAAAAAAGACGCTCGAATGTAAATAGAGACCTAAAAGCCTTAGGTTTAGCAACCGTTGGTAGTGGTTTTTTAGGCGGATTAAACGTAGTTACGGTCATTGCCAGAAGCTCGGTAAACGTAAATCATGGGGCTAGTAATCGATCTTCAAACTTTTTTCATGCCCTGTTTTTGGTGCTTTTTATTTTATTTTTTAGCACCGAATTAACCAGAATACCACTACCCGCATTAATGGCTATTTTAGTGTATACAGGCTACAAACTAGCTTCACCTAAAGTAGTTAGAAAAATATTTTCTGTAGGTAAAGAACAACTCATTATCTTTTTTGTAACCTTAATTGTAACCTTAAAAATTGGTTTAATTACAGGAATTTTAATGGGCGTTGTTACCTCGTTAATTATTCATATGATAATAAATAAAAGCGTTGGTTTGTTTTTAAGAAACGTTTTAAAACCTAATATTTTAATGTTTCGGGAACCCGACGGAAAAAACAATTATTACGTAAGCGTTAAGCACTTTTGCAGCTTTTTAAACTTTTATAAACTAAAAGAACGCCTAGATGCTGTACCCGAAAATAAAGATGTTATTGTAGATTTTTCTATGTGCGAATTTGTTGATGATACGGTAATGGAAAACATTAACAATTACCAAGAAACCTTTAAAAAAAGAGGAGGAAATTTTGAAGTTATTGGTTTAGATATGCACGATACAGACTCTAAACACCCTTTTGCTTCCAGACGCTTACTAACTGTGCCAAATATTATTAAAAAGAGCCTAACCAAACGCCAGAAAAGCATGAAAGAACTGGCAAAAAATTTCCTTTTTTCTTATCAATCTAAAAAAGAAAAAGACATTAACTTTTTATACGATTTCAATTATTTTAAAACCAAACAAATCAATCATATTTACAACATTTTAAATCATAATGAAAGCCCTATAAAATTATTTGATATTGAGTTTTCTGAAGGCGAATTTATTGCAAAAGAAGTTATTCGAAGCACCATGCTTTGTATTGAATTAAACGAAAATATTCCGCAATTTACATTAGACAAAGAAGGTTTTCTGGATAAAGTTTCGGCTTTGGCAGGTTTTAAAGACATTCCCATTGAAAATCACAGCGATTTCTCAAACCGGTTTCATTTAATTGGAGACAATGCCCCAGAAATTATTCGTTTTTTTAATGATGATATTACAAATTTTTTCGAAAGCAATGCCTATTACCATGTTGAATCGAATGGAAAGGCTATTTTAATTTTTGGAAAAGAACGCTTAGCCAGTATAAAAGAAATAAAATCACTTTTCGATTATGGCAAACGATTACTTATGGTTATTTCTTAA
- a CDS encoding IS256 family transposase, which translates to MKKEDFLNDDFLKQFKTGDELTSFLKSIQKRGIEKMLEGELDAHLDYEKHQQSDNSNTRNGYGSKKIKTALGETNIKVPRDRDASFNPMLVPKRTNMVDGIENVIISLYAKGMSNSDIEEQIREVYDFDVSTSTISRITDKVTNDIVAWQNRPLEPVYLITWMDGIVFKVRENSKVINKTMYIAVGLRRDGKKEVLGLWLGKNESAAFWMSVLTDMKARGVQDLLITATDNLNGFTDTIKNVFPESKTQICVVHQIRNACRYVVWKDKKEFTKDMKSIYDAPTKSAAKAALEDFAQKWEHKYSYAIKSWRDNWEELTAFYEFPLEIRKIIYTTNLIENLNGKIRKYTKNKLSFPTDEAVMKSTFLALREATKKWSMPIRNWGIILNQFLTIFEKRVQL; encoded by the coding sequence ATGAAGAAAGAAGATTTTCTAAACGACGATTTTTTAAAACAGTTTAAAACAGGAGACGAACTGACCTCCTTTCTAAAATCCATTCAAAAGCGAGGTATTGAAAAGATGCTAGAAGGGGAACTTGATGCTCATTTAGACTATGAGAAGCATCAGCAATCCGATAATAGCAATACCCGTAACGGCTATGGGTCTAAAAAGATAAAAACAGCTTTAGGAGAGACTAATATTAAAGTTCCCAGAGACCGGGACGCTTCTTTTAACCCTATGCTGGTTCCTAAACGCACTAACATGGTTGATGGCATAGAAAACGTCATTATCAGCCTTTATGCCAAGGGTATGAGTAATTCTGATATTGAAGAGCAAATCCGAGAAGTTTACGATTTTGATGTATCCACATCTACCATATCACGTATCACAGATAAAGTTACCAATGATATTGTTGCTTGGCAAAACAGACCTCTGGAGCCCGTATATTTAATTACTTGGATGGATGGCATCGTATTTAAGGTTCGGGAGAACTCCAAAGTCATTAACAAAACCATGTACATCGCCGTAGGACTGCGTAGAGATGGTAAAAAGGAAGTCTTAGGGCTTTGGTTGGGGAAGAATGAATCGGCAGCCTTTTGGATGAGTGTACTAACCGATATGAAAGCCAGAGGCGTTCAGGATTTGCTTATCACGGCCACAGATAATCTTAACGGTTTTACCGACACCATTAAAAACGTTTTTCCTGAATCTAAAACCCAAATCTGCGTGGTACACCAGATTCGTAATGCTTGTCGGTATGTTGTTTGGAAAGACAAGAAAGAATTTACAAAGGACATGAAAAGCATCTACGATGCACCCACCAAAAGTGCAGCAAAAGCCGCCCTAGAAGACTTTGCTCAGAAATGGGAACACAAGTACTCTTACGCTATTAAAAGCTGGAGAGATAACTGGGAAGAACTTACCGCTTTCTATGAATTTCCTTTAGAAATTAGAAAAATCATTTACACTACGAACCTTATTGAAAACCTTAATGGAAAAATCAGAAAATACACTAAAAACAAGCTCTCATTCCCAACAGATGAAGCTGTTATGAAGTCCACTTTTTTAGCCCTTAGAGAGGCTACCAAAAAATGGTCGATGCCTATTAGGAACTGGGGCATTATTTTAAACCAGTTTTTAACTATATTTGAAAAAAGGGTTCAACTTTAA